TTCCAATATATGCATAATCCTGATGATGGTTAGCTCCCATCAGTTTGTCATTAAATGGGGCGCCGTTCAAATACATGCCATCTTTTCCCTTTAATACGACACTTTTAATGCCAATGCGCTGATAATATCCGTCTACAATCTTCTTATTATTGTCTAAGATAGTCGTGTATAAATCATATAAATAAGGGTGGTCAGGGTGCCATAGTAAAGGGTTTTTAATCAAAAAATTTAAGGAGTCAGTTGCATTGCTGTTTCCTTTAAGGTTTAATTTTCTTTCCCCTTCTGCAACAACATTCCCTTCTTTATCTTTTAATTGCACAGACATCCAAACCTTCTGAGTTCTATGCGTTTCATTCATGGTATTTACTGCAACCTTTACATTAGCTGTTTCTTTGGAGACATGGTCAAAGCTTACAAAAACGCCATTTCCTGGTGTGTCTTTTAAAATATTAGCATTCGTTATGTGAACAGGGTTCGTGGCTTCTAGCCATGTATTACGGTATATACCTCCGAAATAGCAGAAGTCAAGTGCATATTGCGGTTTGCCAGGAGGGTAAGAAGGATCATCGCTATTGTCTGCCATTACTGCAATGACGTTGGATCTCTGTAGATGTATGTTTACTTTAGTCAAGTCTATGACGATAGGTAAATAACCCCCTTTATGTGTGGCAACTAAATTACCATTGATATATATGGAACATTTGCCCATTATAGCTTCAAAAGTTAGGGATAGCTTTTTAGAAATAATTTCTTGTGGAATGGTAAAATGTTTTCTATACCAGACTACTCCCTGGTAATTTACACCACCGCTTGCTTCTTCAGGTAAAATATCCACACCGTGCGGTAATTGTACTTGTTGCCAATTGGAATCGACAAAGTTGGTTAATTGCGCATTCTCCATATTGCCTTTATGATAAAGCCATCCATTGTTGAAAGAAAAGATCATCCTAGAATTATTATCTGGCAGCTTAAAAAATCCATCTGTAGAAAAAATTGGACCAGGAGCGTGAAAAGGATTTTGCGCCAACAAAAATGTAAATCCAGAAATAAATAAAAGTAGCAGAAGGAGTCTTAGATTTTTCATATAAATTTTAAAATGAAGTGAGGTTCAATAGAATCATTTTTGACATAACTGTTTTAATAGTCGCAGTAAAGCTAGCATATATGTTGATTCATAAAAAAAGCAAGTTATAAATAGCTTGCTTAAAAAAAAGTACCTAATAAATTATTAAATCAATACGCCCTTGCAAACAAAACCCTTTGTGTGCTTGGGTTTCCTGTCAAAACACAATTGCCGCTTTCTTGTATATTGTTCAACGGAATACAACGAATAGTGGCTTTCGTTAATTCTTTTATTTTATCTTCTGTCTCAGCTGTACCATCCCAATGAGCTGAAATAAAACCGGTTTTTTCGTCCAAAGTCTTTACAAACTCATCCCAAGTATCCACTTTTGTAATATGCTCATCCCTAAAAGTCATTGCCTTTTTAAACATATTCTGATGAATCTCTGTCAACAAGTTTTCAATCGTCTCTGTAATATTATCTAAGCTATAGCTTCCTTTTTCTTTCGTATCTCTGCGTGCTACTTCAATTACATTGTTTTCTAAATCTCTTGCACCGATTGCCAAACGAACGGGAACGCCTTTCTTTTCATATTCTGCAAATTTCCATCCAGGGCGGCTATTTTCCGTGTCATCATATTTTACACGAATATTCTTTGCTTTTAAAGCCGTAATTATATCGTTTACCTTTTTATCGATGCTGGCCTTTTGCTCTATGCCCTTATAAATGGGCACAATTACCACTTGAAGCGGTGCAATTTTAGGAGGCAAAATCAACCCCTCATCATCGCTGTGTGCCATAATTAAAGCTCCAATCAAACGAGTAGAAACACCCCAGCTGGTCGCCCAGACATAATCTAATTTATTTTCCTTGTCACTAAATTTTACTTCAAAGGCTTTGGCAAAGTTTTGCCCGAGAAAATGAGAAGTTCCTGCCTGCAGAGCTTTCCCATCTTGCATTAAAGCTTCAATACAATAAGTATCTTCTGCCCCTGCAAAGCGCTCGCTCGCCGTTTTTACGCCTTTGATTACCGGAAGTGCCATATAATTTTCAACAAAATCGGCATATACGTGCAGCATTTTCTCTGACTCCTCTAAGGCTTCTTCTTTTGTAGCATGGGCGGTATGCCCCTCTTGCCAGAGAAACTCTGCCGTGCGCAAGAACAAACGGGTACGCATTTCCCAACGAACGACATTGGCCCATTGGTTGACCAATATGGGCAAATCTCTATAAGATTGAATCCAGGTTTTATAGGTATTCCAAATAATCGCTTCTGAAGTTGGACGCACAACCAGTTCTTCCTCCAGTTTGGCCTCCGGGTCAACAATTAATTTACCCTTGTTATCGGGGTCGGTTTTCAACCTGTAATGCGTAACCACGGCACATTCTTTTGCAAAACCCTCTGCATTTTTCTCTTCAGCTTCAAATAAGCTTTTAGGGACAAATAATGGGAAATATGCATTCACATGACCTGTATCTTTAAACATCTTATCTAAGACATCCCGCATATTCTCCCATAGTGCAAATCCATAAGGTTTTATCACCATACAACCACGTACGGCACTATAATCGGCTAATTCGCCTTTAATAACTAGATCATTATACCATTGTGAATAATCCTGGGCGCGCGATGTGATTTCTTTGCTCATTTGTTTTAACTATTGTCTTTATTCGTTTAATGCTGCCTTTTAATTTAACTTTTTATTATAATTTTAAGATTAAATAATTTTTGTTTAGAAAGTCAAATACTAAGCGCAGCAAAAGTACTAACTTCGTCAGTAAATTTGTAATCCATGTTGCAAAGTTTTAAATTTAAAAAATTAACGCGTTTAAAATGGCACAATAAGTAACAAATTGGTATTTTACTTCGTTTAATAAGTAGCAGGAATCGTATTAAAACATATTTATCATGAAAAATAATTTATTAATTGCAGGCATCATCTCCTTAATACTGGGAGGTTGTACGGTGGTGTACCAAGCAACTCCGGGGCAGGATTACGCCTATAATAACAGAAATAGTAACTCTTACCAACAACAGCAGCAACAGCAGCAAGATGATCAAGGGTATAATAATGATGGTTATTCTGATGATTGGGATGCCGACACTTCTGCGAGCCCGGAACCTAAAATAGATTTTAACAACAATGCCTATGATGACGGCTATGTTTATAACCCCGCTTATTTTGGCTCTAACTTTTATGCAGGTAACCCATTTTGGGGTTTAGGCCTTTATGGTGGTTGGAACTCTTGGGGATGGAATAATTATTATCCGTTTGGATGGGGATTAGGTGTAGGATATGGCTGGGGTGGTTATTATGGCTGGGGTAGTATATATTCCGGTTGGGGTGGTTTATATGGCTGGCCTGGTTATTATGGTTGGGGATACGGTCCTTGGGGCGGCTATTATGGCGGTTACTACGGAAGATATCACAATTGGGGATATGCGCCCTATATTGTTTCACCAGCACAAAGACATACGGTGTTAAGAAGAAAAGGAGAATTGATTAATCCTTCTTCTGCCTATGCCAGAAACTCCTCTTCAGCTATTGTTGCACGCGATATGAATTTGAGTAATACCAGAGGTGTAAGGGCTTATGCTCCTGTAGAACGCAGTAATAGCAATGTTTATAGATCGAATAATTACAGAAGTTATAATCCGCCAACGAGGAATAATACGGAGAGAGTATATCAACCCTCTACACGTAGCTATGCTCCTCCTGAAAGAAGTTATTCTCCTCCGGCTAGAAGTTATTCTCCTCCAACAAGGAGCTATTCAGCACCGGCTAGAAGCTATTCACCTCCTTCAAGAAGTCGCAGATAAAGGATAAAGTAGAAATAAGTATTTAAATAATTAGGACAGGCCTCTTTAGTTTAGGAGGCCTGTCTTTTGTACATGGGACCTTAGTTCGATAATCTTTAAAAAATCAAAAGACTGAACTCAATGAAAGAATGTTGAACTTAGCTATTCTTTCAACAAGGCCTTAAAACATGTTTCAGGTAAGTTAGCAGGTGTGACAGGAACTTGAACCATATAGCTTGAATCTAAAGAAGTTGTTTTTAATTAAAGCTATTTGGAATGAACAATTCATCAATCCTCTTTAGGTAAGTCTTTCTGTGCTTCAACCATATCAACTTGATTTGAATGAGAAAAATCTCCGATCAGCCAATCGCTGAAGTAGTCTGCCAAACGCCAGAAAAAATATTCCTGCATATCTCCGTAGTGATGCCTTTGGTTAGGCAAGAATACCAAATCAAAACGCTTGTTGGCTTTAATTAAAGCATCAGCCACTCTAAAAGTATTCGCCGGATGCACATTGTCATCAATACCGCCGGTACTTAGCAAGAGGTGGCCTTTTAAATTTTTAGCGATCTCTGGGTTGGTGGCAATTTTAAATTCAAAAGTGGTGTCTCCCTTTTCGCTGATTTTTTCCTGAATACCATGGTGCTTTTCACTCCACCAGGAGTTATAAATTCTATTATCATGATTTCCAGAGGAAGAAACACCTACTTTAAAAAAGTCAGGATAAGTAAACATGGCCGCCGCTGTCATAAACCCCCCGCCTGAATGTCCATAAATTCCCAACTTATCTAAATCTATAAATTTAAATCTGTCAGCAATTTCTTCAGCTGCCGTCTTCTTATCAGCTAATCCATAATCACGCAAATTACCATAACCAAAATTATGATACCATTTTGACCGCATAGGGCTTCCTCCTCGGTTTCCTACAGTAATGACGATCAGTCCTATTTGGGCTAATCTGTCAGTACGATCATTTACCGGTGTAAAGGATGTATTCACCACTTCTGTTTGTGGACCGGGATAAACGTATTCTACCAAAGGATATTTTTTTGTGCTGTCAAAATCAAATGGTTTATATAGTACGCCATATAAATCAGTGATGCCATCCGCAGCTTTCACAGAAAAAGGCTGTGGAAATTTGTATCCGGCAGCAAAATATGCGGATAGGTCTGCCGTCTCTAAAAGCATGATTCTATTTCCCGAACCATCATATAAAGCAGATTGGGGAACAGAATTGACGCGGGAATAGTTATCGATAAAAAATTGCTCATTATCATTCATACTTATTGCATGATCAAAATCTCCTTTATTTAATAATTTCAGTCCGGAGCCATCCAAATTTACCCGGTAGAAGTGCATATAATAAGGGTTCTCACCGCCTTCTTTTCCATTGGCTGTAAAATATAATACACGGTTTTTCTCATCAATCTTTTCAATACTATTACAGTGAAAATCACCCTGTGTAATTGCATGCTCAAAACTACCATCACCTTTGTATAAATAAAATTGCGCCCATCCACTACGTTCGCTCCACTCAATTAATTCTTTCCCTCCATCAATCACACCCAGATCCTGCGCTTCTAAGGAACTATTCATTCTTTCCTGAATTATGGATTTAACCTTAAGGGAATTAATATTTACATCCAACATATCTATTCTTTTCATAGGCCTATCCTGGCGGGTCACATAAAAATGGCTATTATCACCAGACCATATGAGGGGTGTATATTCTTCGTCTCTTGCAGTTGCTAAGAAAGGTTTATTTTGAATGTTTAAAGTTTGATCCTTGTAGGCGCTGGCATCTATTTCAAGATGTGATTTATTGGCAACGTCAAATATTAATAAATGATCTTGGGGCATAGATGTATCTCCGGGCATCGCATATTTATAGGTCTCTAAAGTTGGCCTGGGCTCCTCCATATTATGCACAACCCATAAATCTTTTACCTTTCTTTGATCCTCCCGAATCAATGCAAAATGTTTTGAATCAGGAGACCAAAAAATATAAGGGCGGCTTCTTTTGTCTTTATTTTTTTCCATCTCTACATTATCCGTACCAATGTTACTGGGATTTCCGCCATAAGTGTAATACAATTCCCCGTCAGTTGTAATGGCATGCTCAATAATACTGCTGTCTTTGTCATCTTTTAAAGCCTTGTCGTAATTGGCTTTATCCATCCAATATAAATTGTAATGCTTTACAAAAATTATGGTCTGCCGATCAGGTGAAATACTTGCCCAGCGTTGGTTAGGTAAGGGTCGATTAAATTCCTTCAGCTCAGTCAATGTATTATTGCCAATATCAAATTGAAAATAATATACCTTTTTCTTTGTCTTTTGCTTCTCCCCTTTTTTATGTGTAGAAGTATCTTTTATAAGCTCATCTTTGGTAGATTTTATTTGAAAACGAATAGCATTTTGATCTTCCAAAAACTGCAAACTATCTATAGGAAAATGTTGCGGGCTAAAGGGCTCTTCCACTATTTCAGAAACTTTAGCGATCACTTTTTGTTCATCAAATAATGGTTTCTTGGTTCTGTTGTCACAATCTACCAAGTACCATTTTTTACCATTTGTCGTTTCAAACTGATACCAGAACCGATTACCATTTTTTAGCCAGTGTGGGCTGACTTTTAAAGTGAAAATCATTTTCTGCTGACGATTTGGAGAGAACTTTGCCGCTAAATCATAATTTGCTTTTTCTACATTTTGTGCTTGCAATTGAATGGCTGAGGCTACTATCAGCAGTAGCATACATAATTTTTTCATCTTATATTCTTTAATGAACGGGGGCAGTATTCTATTGAAGGATTAAAGAAACAGTAGCATTCCCTTTAAGGATTCCATCTGCCATGTTATCTTTTCCAATAATTAATGTATAATTTCCTTTTTGTCTAGTAGTATAACTAATATTTAATCCGAATGGTCCATCAGTGCTACCATCCGGCATTTTAATCTGATTAAACCTGATATTTCTATTTCTTTCATTTACCGTAATACTACCTTGTATTTTATGTTCATGTACATCTGCAATTTCTATAAAGACTTTTTGATAATTGTGTAATATGGATAACTTAACAGTCTTGGGGAGATCTCTGGCATTTATTTTTAAGTAAATAATTGAATCATTATTGTCAACAGCTGTTTTAACAGTATCAAATTTTTGGACAATTTTTGTATTATCCTTTTGCGTTTTTTGGTTATTATCCTTGCATGCATAAAAAATGGGCAGCATTAGTAACAATAAATATTTCATAGTTATTGGTTATGGGAGAGCTTAAAAGTTCAAGATATCCTGCATATTTTTCCTTGAACCCTTAATTTTTTTCAAGTATTAAAAGAGCTTTCAATTAACAGGTCTAAGAATCAACATAAAGTCTTATAAAAAAGGTCTCATTTCTTCATGATAGTTCAAAGCAATTTTTTGCGCCGCATCCGCAAAGTCTTCCCCGGAAGATGCATAAATAATTGCACGGCTAGCATTCACCAACAAGCCTCCATCGCTATTTAGGCCAAAGTGTGAAACTTCCTTCAAGCTGCCTCCCTGTGCACCTATACCGGGAACTAATAAAAAATGATCCGGAATAATTTGTCTGATATGCAAGAAAGATTTGGCTTGCGTAGCACCTACCACAAACATTAAATTATCAGGAGTCCCCCAACTTGCGACCGTTGTTAAAATCTCCTCATACAATGGCTTTCCACCGTATAATTTTTGTAATTCAAAATTTTCAGCACCTTTATTAGACGTAAGCCCCAGCACTATTGTAACTTTATTTTCATATTCCAGAAATGGTCGTATGCTATCTTCCCCCATATAAGGCGCTACAGTAATCGCATCAAAAGGTAAAGTCTCAAAAAAAGTCTTCGCATATTGTGCTGAAGTATTGCCAATATCACCTCTTTTTGCATCAGCGATTGTAAAATGTGTTCTTGGAATATAATGTAATGTCTCTTGCATTGCTTCCCAACCTTTCAATCCTTGGGCTTCATAAAAAGCCGTATTTATTTTATAACTTACACAAGCATCTTTGGTGGCATCAATAATAGCTTTATTAAATTTTACTACCGCATTGGGTGACGATTGCAAGTGTTTTGGAAGTCTAGTAATATCCGTATCTAAACCGACGCACAGATAAGACTTCTTTTCTTTAATGGCTGCAACTAAAGCATGTTTGTTCATTATTACTATGTTAATAATCAAAAATAAGAAAGTAAAAAGTAAAAAAAGGAAACATCGGTTATA
The Arachidicoccus soli DNA segment above includes these coding regions:
- the proS gene encoding proline--tRNA ligase, with the protein product MSKEITSRAQDYSQWYNDLVIKGELADYSAVRGCMVIKPYGFALWENMRDVLDKMFKDTGHVNAYFPLFVPKSLFEAEEKNAEGFAKECAVVTHYRLKTDPDNKGKLIVDPEAKLEEELVVRPTSEAIIWNTYKTWIQSYRDLPILVNQWANVVRWEMRTRLFLRTAEFLWQEGHTAHATKEEALEESEKMLHVYADFVENYMALPVIKGVKTASERFAGAEDTYCIEALMQDGKALQAGTSHFLGQNFAKAFEVKFSDKENKLDYVWATSWGVSTRLIGALIMAHSDDEGLILPPKIAPLQVVIVPIYKGIEQKASIDKKVNDIITALKAKNIRVKYDDTENSRPGWKFAEYEKKGVPVRLAIGARDLENNVIEVARRDTKEKGSYSLDNITETIENLLTEIHQNMFKKAMTFRDEHITKVDTWDEFVKTLDEKTGFISAHWDGTAETEDKIKELTKATIRCIPLNNIQESGNCVLTGNPSTQRVLFARAY
- a CDS encoding S9 family peptidase; amino-acid sequence: MKKLCMLLLIVASAIQLQAQNVEKANYDLAAKFSPNRQQKMIFTLKVSPHWLKNGNRFWYQFETTNGKKWYLVDCDNRTKKPLFDEQKVIAKVSEIVEEPFSPQHFPIDSLQFLEDQNAIRFQIKSTKDELIKDTSTHKKGEKQKTKKKVYYFQFDIGNNTLTELKEFNRPLPNQRWASISPDRQTIIFVKHYNLYWMDKANYDKALKDDKDSSIIEHAITTDGELYYTYGGNPSNIGTDNVEMEKNKDKRSRPYIFWSPDSKHFALIREDQRKVKDLWVVHNMEEPRPTLETYKYAMPGDTSMPQDHLLIFDVANKSHLEIDASAYKDQTLNIQNKPFLATARDEEYTPLIWSGDNSHFYVTRQDRPMKRIDMLDVNINSLKVKSIIQERMNSSLEAQDLGVIDGGKELIEWSERSGWAQFYLYKGDGSFEHAITQGDFHCNSIEKIDEKNRVLYFTANGKEGGENPYYMHFYRVNLDGSGLKLLNKGDFDHAISMNDNEQFFIDNYSRVNSVPQSALYDGSGNRIMLLETADLSAYFAAGYKFPQPFSVKAADGITDLYGVLYKPFDFDSTKKYPLVEYVYPGPQTEVVNTSFTPVNDRTDRLAQIGLIVITVGNRGGSPMRSKWYHNFGYGNLRDYGLADKKTAAEEIADRFKFIDLDKLGIYGHSGGGFMTAAAMFTYPDFFKVGVSSSGNHDNRIYNSWWSEKHHGIQEKISEKGDTTFEFKIATNPEIAKNLKGHLLLSTGGIDDNVHPANTFRVADALIKANKRFDLVFLPNQRHHYGDMQEYFFWRLADYFSDWLIGDFSHSNQVDMVEAQKDLPKED
- the pyrF gene encoding orotidine-5'-phosphate decarboxylase translates to MNKHALVAAIKEKKSYLCVGLDTDITRLPKHLQSSPNAVVKFNKAIIDATKDACVSYKINTAFYEAQGLKGWEAMQETLHYIPRTHFTIADAKRGDIGNTSAQYAKTFFETLPFDAITVAPYMGEDSIRPFLEYENKVTIVLGLTSNKGAENFELQKLYGGKPLYEEILTTVASWGTPDNLMFVVGATQAKSFLHIRQIIPDHFLLVPGIGAQGGSLKEVSHFGLNSDGGLLVNASRAIIYASSGEDFADAAQKIALNYHEEMRPFL